The region CAGTAAGATACCGTCGGTCATCAGCTTGACTTGAGTTTGATCCGAAATCTGGTCACTAAAGCGGACTTTATAACCGACAAAATCCCCAATCGTGGTTTCCATCTCTTCAGCAATACGACTTGCCACCGAACGCGCAGCCAATCGACGTGGCTGTGTATGACCAATTAAGCCATATTTACCACGTCCTAATTCCACACAAATCTTCGGTAACTGCGTTGTTTTACCTGAGCCAGTTTCACCAGCCACGATCACCACTTGGTGAGATTCTATCGCTTTGGCGATATCCTCTTTTTTCTGGCTGACGGGCAGAAATTCAGGATAATCAATCTTAACTTGACGCTCCTGACGCTGCTGCACGACGAGCATAGACTGCGCAATATCCAGAGCGATTTCGTCAAACACAGCATGGCGAGCTTTATCATTTTTGATTTTACTGGCTCCGCTGATGCGTTTGTTTAGGCGAAAACGGTCTTTAATCAAACATTGGTTTAATGCTTTTTTCAGTGCGCCTGCACTGTTTTCCTGCGCTTTGGCAGGATTGCCTGAGTTGACCTGAGATTGAGTCAAAGCGTTTCCTATTGTTTCTTGTCTTAAAAATTCTGCGCGGATTGTAACACAGACTGAAACGAGCAGAACAACCCTCTCCAAGTTCACAGCCATTCAGCAACATTAAAATTTGTTCCCATGGAGAAAATTTGCCCAAATTTCCTTCATTTTATCCACGGGTTAACCGCTTTCTTACTAAAGAGACAAAGTTGTTCGTGTTCGTTCGATATTTTCGAACAAGTTAAGCAATTTTCCCTACTTAAGCTGCTGCTAACAGACCGCTAATATGACCACATCGAACAAGACCCCATTCAATGGATAAGGAAACTCTCTATGTCTCGCGTACTTGCACTTAAATCAAGCATTCTTGGTGAATACTCTCAATCAAGCAAACTTCTTGGCGAATACATCGCTAAATTTGACCAAGACCAACTGACTCTGCGTGATTTGGCTGCAAATCCAGTGCCTGTTCTAGATGGTTCTGTTATCGGTGCTTTCGGTGCAGCAGCAACAGGTGAATTGACTGCAGACCAACAAGCGGTTGTTGATCTTTCTAACACCCTGATTGAAGAGCTAAAAGCGGCTGACACTATCGTGATTGCAGCGCCTATGTACAACTTCACTATCCCAACTCAATTGAAAAACTGGTTCGACCTAATTTGTCGTGCTGGCATCACTTTCAAATACACTGAAAGCGGCGTTCAAGGTCTAATCGAAGGTAAAAAAGCAGTTGTTATCACAACTCGCGGTGGCATTCACAAAGATGCACCACAAGACATCGTCTCTTCTTACCTAAAAACCATCCTAGGTTTCATCG is a window of Vibrio porteresiae DSM 19223 DNA encoding:
- a CDS encoding FMN-dependent NADH-azoreductase; amino-acid sequence: MSRVLALKSSILGEYSQSSKLLGEYIAKFDQDQLTLRDLAANPVPVLDGSVIGAFGAAATGELTADQQAVVDLSNTLIEELKAADTIVIAAPMYNFTIPTQLKNWFDLICRAGITFKYTESGVQGLIEGKKAVVITTRGGIHKDAPQDIVSSYLKTILGFIGVTDVEFAYAEALNMGDEYKEKGLDSAKQQLSSITL